A stretch of the Bos indicus isolate NIAB-ARS_2022 breed Sahiwal x Tharparkar chromosome 13, NIAB-ARS_B.indTharparkar_mat_pri_1.0, whole genome shotgun sequence genome encodes the following:
- the RIPOR3 gene encoding RIPOR family member 3 isoform X1, with the protein MSVRLRFLSSGDTGTVGVMGRSASFAGFSSAQSRRIAKSVHRNSVRSRMPAKSSKTYGTLRKGCVCSDPKPQQVKKIFEALKRGLKEHLCAQQAELDYLTGRHKDTRRNSRLAFYYDLDKQTRSVERHIRKMEFHISKVDELYEGYCIQCRLREGASSMQRAFSRRPPSRASRESLQELGRSLQECAEDMWLIEGALEVHLGEFHVRMKGLVGYARLCPGDQYEVLLRLGRQRWKLRGRIESDDSQTWDEEEKAFIPTLHENFEIKVTELRGLSSLAVGAVTCDITDFFTTRPQVIVVDITELGTIKLQLEVLWNPFDTESFLVSPSPPGKFSIGSRKGSLYNWTPPNTPSFRERYYLSVLQPRAQQALLLDRPRAPSVLSCLSDGDLRGPGLRSRSQELPEMDSFSSEDPRDTETSTSASTSDVGFLPSAMGPNTSIEEEAQEEPPPLGLLPDMLHLAEGSFVEQPGWRDLGVGTPDLSRGSPFHDDVLPGSQGGPNEGDPKDTASGPGLPLERPLQEVLDLLRSVDPAPPQLRELEYQILAFRDRLKPRRARREHASTESLMECILESFSFLNAHIAPHELALFGGSQGLRKDKSPPPTPPLKAPSRELTAGAPELDVLLTVHLQVCTALLQKLGSPNLSRMVQEWLLEEAAQQKQVLETLSVLDFEKVSKAMSIEEILPQATRRKGCLKLWRGCTGPGATLSCPGTALLDQLKKTFLHRVRGKYPGQLETACHRLLEQVVSCGGLLPGAGLPEEQTITWFQFHSYLRRQSVSDLEKHFAQLTKEVMLAEELQCRAQTRTVRKLQGKRLGQLQPLPQTLRAWALLQLDGPPRACRAASARLAGAARNKSFREKALLFYTNALTEKDAKLQQAACVALRHLRGVESIDQIASLCQSDVEAVRAAARETTLSFGEKGRLAFEKMDRLCSEQRDAAFGQEADVEITIF; encoded by the exons AAAGTCCGTCCACAGGAACTCAGTGAGATCTCGGATGCCTGCGAAATCCTCCAAGACATACGGCACGCTGAGGAAGGGGTGCGTCTGTTCAGACCCCAAGCCCCAGCAAGTGAAGAAGATCTTCGAAGCACTGAAGAGGGGGCTCAA GGAGCATCTGTGCGCCCAGCAGGCCGAGCTGGATTACCTGACGGGACGCCACAAGGACACTCGCAGGAATTCCAGGCTG GCTTTCTATTACGATCTGGACAAG CAAACACGCTCAGTGGAGAGGCACATTCGGAAGATGGAGTTTCACATCAGCAAG GTGGACGAGCTCTATGAGGGCTACTGCATCCAGTGCCGCCTGCGTGAGGGCGCCTCCAGCATGCAGCGGGCCTTCTCCCGGCGCCCGCCCAGCCGCGCCTCCAGGGAGAGCCTGCAGGAGCTGGGCCGCAGCCTGCAGGAATGCGCCGAG GACATGTGGCTCATCGAGGGGGCCCTGGAGGTTCACCTGGGCGAGTTCCACGTCAGGATGAAAG GCTTGGTGGGCTACGCACGTCTTTGTCCTGGAGACCAGTACGAG GTGCTCCTGCGTCTGGGCCGCCAACGCTGGAAGCTGCGGGGCCGCATCGAGTCGGACGACAGCCAGACCTGGGACGAGGAGGAGAAGGCCTTCATCCCCACCCTGCACGAGAACTTCGAGATCAAG GTGACGGAGCTGCGCGGCCTGAGCTCGCTGGCGGTGGGCGCGGTGACCTGCGACATTACCGACTTCTTCACCACCCGGCCGCAGGTCATCGTGGTGGACATCACAGAGCTGGGCACCATCAAGCTGCAGCTGGAGGTGCTGTGGAA CCCATTTGATACCGAGAGCTTCCTGGTGTCACCCAGCCCCCCGGGCAAGTTCTCCATAGGCAGCAGGAAGGGCTCCTTGTACAACTGGACACCCCCAAACACCCCCAGCTTCCGGGAGAGATACTACCTG tCTGTCCTGCAGCCGCGGGCACAGCAGGCCTTGCTGCTGGACAGGCCGAGGGCCCCCTCTGTCCTCAGCTGCCTGTCCGACGGCGACCTTCGGGGCCCCGGCCTGCGGAGCCGCAGTCAGGAGCTGCCCGAGATGGACTCCTTCAGCTCCGAGGACCCCCGAGACACGGAGACCAGCACATCGGCATCCACTTCAGACGTGGGCTTCCTACCCTCGGCCATGGGCCCCAATACCTCCATCGAAGAGGAGGCCCAAGAGGAACCCCCGCCCCTGGGCCTCCTGCCGGACATGCTGCACCTGGCGGAGGGTTCGTTCGTGGAGCAGCCGGGCTGGAGAGACTTGGGGGTGGGAACCCCCGACCTGTCACGGGGCTCCCCCTTCCACGACGACGTGCTCCCAGGGAGCCAGGGAGGCCCCAACGAAGGAGACCCCAAGGACACGGCAAGTGGGCCTGGGCTGCCCCTCGAGAGGCCTCTGCAGGAGGTGCTGGACCTACTGAGGTCTGTGGACCCTGCCCCGCCGCAGCTCCGGGAGCTGGAGTACCAGATCCTTGCCTTCAGGGACCGGCTGAAG CCCCGCAGAGCTCGCCGGGAGCACGCATCCACTGAGAGCCTGATGGAGTGCATCCTGGAGAGCTTCTCCTTCCTCAACGCCCACATCGCCCCCCACGAGCTGGCCCTGTTTGGGGGCTCCCAGGGCCTGCG AAAGGACAAGAGCCCACCTCCAACACCGCCGCTGAAAGCGCCGTCCAGGGAGCTCACGGCTGGTGCCCCAGAGCTCGACGTGCTGCTCACGGTTCATCTCCAGGTCTGCACAGCGCTGCTGCAG AAACTGGGCTCCCCTAACCTGTCGAGGATGGTCCAGGAGTGGCTTCTGGAAGAAGCTGCGCAGCAGAAGCAGGTTCTGGAGACGCTTTCCGTGCTTGACTTTGAGAaggtcagcaaagcaatgtccaTTGAGGAGA TCCTCCCACAGGCCACGCGGAGGAAGGGCTGCCTGAAGCTCTGGAGGGGCTGCACGGGGCCCGGTGCCACCCTGTCCTGCCCGGGGACGGCGCTGCTGGACCAGCTCAAGAAGACGTTCCTGCACAGAGTCAGGGGGAAATACCCGGGACAGCTAGAGACAG CCTGTCACAGGCTCCTGGAGCAGGTGGTCAGCTGCGGTGGGCTGCTGCCTGGAGCCGGGCTCCCTGAGGAACAGACCATCACCTGGTTCCAGTTTCACAGCTACCTGCGGAGGCAGAGCGTCTCTGACCTGGAGAAGCACTTCGCCCAGCTCACCAAGGAAG TAATGCTCGCGGAGGAGCTGCAGTGCAGGGCCCAGACCAGGACAGTCAGGAAGCTGCAGGGGAAGCGGCTGGGCCAGCTCCAGCCCTTGCCACAGACGCTGAGGGCCTGGGCGCTGCTCCAGCTGGATGGACCCCCCCGGGCCTGCAGAGCAGCCAGCGCCCGCCTGGCTGGCGCAGCCAGAAACAAGAGCTTTCGGGAAAAG GCCTTGCTCTTCTACACCAACGCCCTGACCGAAAAGGATGCAAAACTCCAGCAAGCTGCGTGCGTGGCGCTAAGACATCTCCGG GGCGTGGAAAGCATCGATCAGATCGCCAGCCTGTGCCAGTCTGATGTGGAGGCCGTGCGTGCAGCCGCCCGGGAAACCACGCTGTCATTTG GAGAGAAAGGTCGCTTGGCTTTTGAGAAGATGGACAGACTCTGCTCAGAACAGAGAGATGCGGCCTTTGGCCAGGAGGCAGATGTTGAAATCACAATCTTTTAA
- the RIPOR3 gene encoding RIPOR family member 3 isoform X2: MSVRLRFLSSGDTGTVGVMGRSASFAGFSSAQSRRIANSVRSRMPAKSSKTYGTLRKGCVCSDPKPQQVKKIFEALKRGLKEHLCAQQAELDYLTGRHKDTRRNSRLAFYYDLDKQTRSVERHIRKMEFHISKVDELYEGYCIQCRLREGASSMQRAFSRRPPSRASRESLQELGRSLQECAEDMWLIEGALEVHLGEFHVRMKGLVGYARLCPGDQYEVLLRLGRQRWKLRGRIESDDSQTWDEEEKAFIPTLHENFEIKVTELRGLSSLAVGAVTCDITDFFTTRPQVIVVDITELGTIKLQLEVLWNPFDTESFLVSPSPPGKFSIGSRKGSLYNWTPPNTPSFRERYYLSVLQPRAQQALLLDRPRAPSVLSCLSDGDLRGPGLRSRSQELPEMDSFSSEDPRDTETSTSASTSDVGFLPSAMGPNTSIEEEAQEEPPPLGLLPDMLHLAEGSFVEQPGWRDLGVGTPDLSRGSPFHDDVLPGSQGGPNEGDPKDTASGPGLPLERPLQEVLDLLRSVDPAPPQLRELEYQILAFRDRLKPRRARREHASTESLMECILESFSFLNAHIAPHELALFGGSQGLRKDKSPPPTPPLKAPSRELTAGAPELDVLLTVHLQVCTALLQKLGSPNLSRMVQEWLLEEAAQQKQVLETLSVLDFEKVSKAMSIEEILPQATRRKGCLKLWRGCTGPGATLSCPGTALLDQLKKTFLHRVRGKYPGQLETACHRLLEQVVSCGGLLPGAGLPEEQTITWFQFHSYLRRQSVSDLEKHFAQLTKEVMLAEELQCRAQTRTVRKLQGKRLGQLQPLPQTLRAWALLQLDGPPRACRAASARLAGAARNKSFREKALLFYTNALTEKDAKLQQAACVALRHLRGVESIDQIASLCQSDVEAVRAAARETTLSFGEKGRLAFEKMDRLCSEQRDAAFGQEADVEITIF; this comes from the exons GAACTCAGTGAGATCTCGGATGCCTGCGAAATCCTCCAAGACATACGGCACGCTGAGGAAGGGGTGCGTCTGTTCAGACCCCAAGCCCCAGCAAGTGAAGAAGATCTTCGAAGCACTGAAGAGGGGGCTCAA GGAGCATCTGTGCGCCCAGCAGGCCGAGCTGGATTACCTGACGGGACGCCACAAGGACACTCGCAGGAATTCCAGGCTG GCTTTCTATTACGATCTGGACAAG CAAACACGCTCAGTGGAGAGGCACATTCGGAAGATGGAGTTTCACATCAGCAAG GTGGACGAGCTCTATGAGGGCTACTGCATCCAGTGCCGCCTGCGTGAGGGCGCCTCCAGCATGCAGCGGGCCTTCTCCCGGCGCCCGCCCAGCCGCGCCTCCAGGGAGAGCCTGCAGGAGCTGGGCCGCAGCCTGCAGGAATGCGCCGAG GACATGTGGCTCATCGAGGGGGCCCTGGAGGTTCACCTGGGCGAGTTCCACGTCAGGATGAAAG GCTTGGTGGGCTACGCACGTCTTTGTCCTGGAGACCAGTACGAG GTGCTCCTGCGTCTGGGCCGCCAACGCTGGAAGCTGCGGGGCCGCATCGAGTCGGACGACAGCCAGACCTGGGACGAGGAGGAGAAGGCCTTCATCCCCACCCTGCACGAGAACTTCGAGATCAAG GTGACGGAGCTGCGCGGCCTGAGCTCGCTGGCGGTGGGCGCGGTGACCTGCGACATTACCGACTTCTTCACCACCCGGCCGCAGGTCATCGTGGTGGACATCACAGAGCTGGGCACCATCAAGCTGCAGCTGGAGGTGCTGTGGAA CCCATTTGATACCGAGAGCTTCCTGGTGTCACCCAGCCCCCCGGGCAAGTTCTCCATAGGCAGCAGGAAGGGCTCCTTGTACAACTGGACACCCCCAAACACCCCCAGCTTCCGGGAGAGATACTACCTG tCTGTCCTGCAGCCGCGGGCACAGCAGGCCTTGCTGCTGGACAGGCCGAGGGCCCCCTCTGTCCTCAGCTGCCTGTCCGACGGCGACCTTCGGGGCCCCGGCCTGCGGAGCCGCAGTCAGGAGCTGCCCGAGATGGACTCCTTCAGCTCCGAGGACCCCCGAGACACGGAGACCAGCACATCGGCATCCACTTCAGACGTGGGCTTCCTACCCTCGGCCATGGGCCCCAATACCTCCATCGAAGAGGAGGCCCAAGAGGAACCCCCGCCCCTGGGCCTCCTGCCGGACATGCTGCACCTGGCGGAGGGTTCGTTCGTGGAGCAGCCGGGCTGGAGAGACTTGGGGGTGGGAACCCCCGACCTGTCACGGGGCTCCCCCTTCCACGACGACGTGCTCCCAGGGAGCCAGGGAGGCCCCAACGAAGGAGACCCCAAGGACACGGCAAGTGGGCCTGGGCTGCCCCTCGAGAGGCCTCTGCAGGAGGTGCTGGACCTACTGAGGTCTGTGGACCCTGCCCCGCCGCAGCTCCGGGAGCTGGAGTACCAGATCCTTGCCTTCAGGGACCGGCTGAAG CCCCGCAGAGCTCGCCGGGAGCACGCATCCACTGAGAGCCTGATGGAGTGCATCCTGGAGAGCTTCTCCTTCCTCAACGCCCACATCGCCCCCCACGAGCTGGCCCTGTTTGGGGGCTCCCAGGGCCTGCG AAAGGACAAGAGCCCACCTCCAACACCGCCGCTGAAAGCGCCGTCCAGGGAGCTCACGGCTGGTGCCCCAGAGCTCGACGTGCTGCTCACGGTTCATCTCCAGGTCTGCACAGCGCTGCTGCAG AAACTGGGCTCCCCTAACCTGTCGAGGATGGTCCAGGAGTGGCTTCTGGAAGAAGCTGCGCAGCAGAAGCAGGTTCTGGAGACGCTTTCCGTGCTTGACTTTGAGAaggtcagcaaagcaatgtccaTTGAGGAGA TCCTCCCACAGGCCACGCGGAGGAAGGGCTGCCTGAAGCTCTGGAGGGGCTGCACGGGGCCCGGTGCCACCCTGTCCTGCCCGGGGACGGCGCTGCTGGACCAGCTCAAGAAGACGTTCCTGCACAGAGTCAGGGGGAAATACCCGGGACAGCTAGAGACAG CCTGTCACAGGCTCCTGGAGCAGGTGGTCAGCTGCGGTGGGCTGCTGCCTGGAGCCGGGCTCCCTGAGGAACAGACCATCACCTGGTTCCAGTTTCACAGCTACCTGCGGAGGCAGAGCGTCTCTGACCTGGAGAAGCACTTCGCCCAGCTCACCAAGGAAG TAATGCTCGCGGAGGAGCTGCAGTGCAGGGCCCAGACCAGGACAGTCAGGAAGCTGCAGGGGAAGCGGCTGGGCCAGCTCCAGCCCTTGCCACAGACGCTGAGGGCCTGGGCGCTGCTCCAGCTGGATGGACCCCCCCGGGCCTGCAGAGCAGCCAGCGCCCGCCTGGCTGGCGCAGCCAGAAACAAGAGCTTTCGGGAAAAG GCCTTGCTCTTCTACACCAACGCCCTGACCGAAAAGGATGCAAAACTCCAGCAAGCTGCGTGCGTGGCGCTAAGACATCTCCGG GGCGTGGAAAGCATCGATCAGATCGCCAGCCTGTGCCAGTCTGATGTGGAGGCCGTGCGTGCAGCCGCCCGGGAAACCACGCTGTCATTTG GAGAGAAAGGTCGCTTGGCTTTTGAGAAGATGGACAGACTCTGCTCAGAACAGAGAGATGCGGCCTTTGGCCAGGAGGCAGATGTTGAAATCACAATCTTTTAA
- the RIPOR3 gene encoding RIPOR family member 3 isoform X3 codes for MPAKSSKTYGTLRKGCVCSDPKPQQVKKIFEALKRGLKEHLCAQQAELDYLTGRHKDTRRNSRLAFYYDLDKQTRSVERHIRKMEFHISKVDELYEGYCIQCRLREGASSMQRAFSRRPPSRASRESLQELGRSLQECAEDMWLIEGALEVHLGEFHVRMKGLVGYARLCPGDQYEVLLRLGRQRWKLRGRIESDDSQTWDEEEKAFIPTLHENFEIKVTELRGLSSLAVGAVTCDITDFFTTRPQVIVVDITELGTIKLQLEVLWNPFDTESFLVSPSPPGKFSIGSRKGSLYNWTPPNTPSFRERYYLSVLQPRAQQALLLDRPRAPSVLSCLSDGDLRGPGLRSRSQELPEMDSFSSEDPRDTETSTSASTSDVGFLPSAMGPNTSIEEEAQEEPPPLGLLPDMLHLAEGSFVEQPGWRDLGVGTPDLSRGSPFHDDVLPGSQGGPNEGDPKDTASGPGLPLERPLQEVLDLLRSVDPAPPQLRELEYQILAFRDRLKPRRARREHASTESLMECILESFSFLNAHIAPHELALFGGSQGLRKDKSPPPTPPLKAPSRELTAGAPELDVLLTVHLQVCTALLQKLGSPNLSRMVQEWLLEEAAQQKQVLETLSVLDFEKVSKAMSIEEILPQATRRKGCLKLWRGCTGPGATLSCPGTALLDQLKKTFLHRVRGKYPGQLETACHRLLEQVVSCGGLLPGAGLPEEQTITWFQFHSYLRRQSVSDLEKHFAQLTKEVMLAEELQCRAQTRTVRKLQGKRLGQLQPLPQTLRAWALLQLDGPPRACRAASARLAGAARNKSFREKALLFYTNALTEKDAKLQQAACVALRHLRGVESIDQIASLCQSDVEAVRAAARETTLSFGEKGRLAFEKMDRLCSEQRDAAFGQEADVEITIF; via the exons ATGCCTGCGAAATCCTCCAAGACATACGGCACGCTGAGGAAGGGGTGCGTCTGTTCAGACCCCAAGCCCCAGCAAGTGAAGAAGATCTTCGAAGCACTGAAGAGGGGGCTCAA GGAGCATCTGTGCGCCCAGCAGGCCGAGCTGGATTACCTGACGGGACGCCACAAGGACACTCGCAGGAATTCCAGGCTG GCTTTCTATTACGATCTGGACAAG CAAACACGCTCAGTGGAGAGGCACATTCGGAAGATGGAGTTTCACATCAGCAAG GTGGACGAGCTCTATGAGGGCTACTGCATCCAGTGCCGCCTGCGTGAGGGCGCCTCCAGCATGCAGCGGGCCTTCTCCCGGCGCCCGCCCAGCCGCGCCTCCAGGGAGAGCCTGCAGGAGCTGGGCCGCAGCCTGCAGGAATGCGCCGAG GACATGTGGCTCATCGAGGGGGCCCTGGAGGTTCACCTGGGCGAGTTCCACGTCAGGATGAAAG GCTTGGTGGGCTACGCACGTCTTTGTCCTGGAGACCAGTACGAG GTGCTCCTGCGTCTGGGCCGCCAACGCTGGAAGCTGCGGGGCCGCATCGAGTCGGACGACAGCCAGACCTGGGACGAGGAGGAGAAGGCCTTCATCCCCACCCTGCACGAGAACTTCGAGATCAAG GTGACGGAGCTGCGCGGCCTGAGCTCGCTGGCGGTGGGCGCGGTGACCTGCGACATTACCGACTTCTTCACCACCCGGCCGCAGGTCATCGTGGTGGACATCACAGAGCTGGGCACCATCAAGCTGCAGCTGGAGGTGCTGTGGAA CCCATTTGATACCGAGAGCTTCCTGGTGTCACCCAGCCCCCCGGGCAAGTTCTCCATAGGCAGCAGGAAGGGCTCCTTGTACAACTGGACACCCCCAAACACCCCCAGCTTCCGGGAGAGATACTACCTG tCTGTCCTGCAGCCGCGGGCACAGCAGGCCTTGCTGCTGGACAGGCCGAGGGCCCCCTCTGTCCTCAGCTGCCTGTCCGACGGCGACCTTCGGGGCCCCGGCCTGCGGAGCCGCAGTCAGGAGCTGCCCGAGATGGACTCCTTCAGCTCCGAGGACCCCCGAGACACGGAGACCAGCACATCGGCATCCACTTCAGACGTGGGCTTCCTACCCTCGGCCATGGGCCCCAATACCTCCATCGAAGAGGAGGCCCAAGAGGAACCCCCGCCCCTGGGCCTCCTGCCGGACATGCTGCACCTGGCGGAGGGTTCGTTCGTGGAGCAGCCGGGCTGGAGAGACTTGGGGGTGGGAACCCCCGACCTGTCACGGGGCTCCCCCTTCCACGACGACGTGCTCCCAGGGAGCCAGGGAGGCCCCAACGAAGGAGACCCCAAGGACACGGCAAGTGGGCCTGGGCTGCCCCTCGAGAGGCCTCTGCAGGAGGTGCTGGACCTACTGAGGTCTGTGGACCCTGCCCCGCCGCAGCTCCGGGAGCTGGAGTACCAGATCCTTGCCTTCAGGGACCGGCTGAAG CCCCGCAGAGCTCGCCGGGAGCACGCATCCACTGAGAGCCTGATGGAGTGCATCCTGGAGAGCTTCTCCTTCCTCAACGCCCACATCGCCCCCCACGAGCTGGCCCTGTTTGGGGGCTCCCAGGGCCTGCG AAAGGACAAGAGCCCACCTCCAACACCGCCGCTGAAAGCGCCGTCCAGGGAGCTCACGGCTGGTGCCCCAGAGCTCGACGTGCTGCTCACGGTTCATCTCCAGGTCTGCACAGCGCTGCTGCAG AAACTGGGCTCCCCTAACCTGTCGAGGATGGTCCAGGAGTGGCTTCTGGAAGAAGCTGCGCAGCAGAAGCAGGTTCTGGAGACGCTTTCCGTGCTTGACTTTGAGAaggtcagcaaagcaatgtccaTTGAGGAGA TCCTCCCACAGGCCACGCGGAGGAAGGGCTGCCTGAAGCTCTGGAGGGGCTGCACGGGGCCCGGTGCCACCCTGTCCTGCCCGGGGACGGCGCTGCTGGACCAGCTCAAGAAGACGTTCCTGCACAGAGTCAGGGGGAAATACCCGGGACAGCTAGAGACAG CCTGTCACAGGCTCCTGGAGCAGGTGGTCAGCTGCGGTGGGCTGCTGCCTGGAGCCGGGCTCCCTGAGGAACAGACCATCACCTGGTTCCAGTTTCACAGCTACCTGCGGAGGCAGAGCGTCTCTGACCTGGAGAAGCACTTCGCCCAGCTCACCAAGGAAG TAATGCTCGCGGAGGAGCTGCAGTGCAGGGCCCAGACCAGGACAGTCAGGAAGCTGCAGGGGAAGCGGCTGGGCCAGCTCCAGCCCTTGCCACAGACGCTGAGGGCCTGGGCGCTGCTCCAGCTGGATGGACCCCCCCGGGCCTGCAGAGCAGCCAGCGCCCGCCTGGCTGGCGCAGCCAGAAACAAGAGCTTTCGGGAAAAG GCCTTGCTCTTCTACACCAACGCCCTGACCGAAAAGGATGCAAAACTCCAGCAAGCTGCGTGCGTGGCGCTAAGACATCTCCGG GGCGTGGAAAGCATCGATCAGATCGCCAGCCTGTGCCAGTCTGATGTGGAGGCCGTGCGTGCAGCCGCCCGGGAAACCACGCTGTCATTTG GAGAGAAAGGTCGCTTGGCTTTTGAGAAGATGGACAGACTCTGCTCAGAACAGAGAGATGCGGCCTTTGGCCAGGAGGCAGATGTTGAAATCACAATCTTTTAA
- the RIPOR3 gene encoding RIPOR family member 3 isoform X4 encodes MSVRLRFLSSGDTGTVGVMGRSASFAGFSSAQSRRIAKSVHRNSVRSRMPAKSSKTYGTLRKGCVCSDPKPQQVKKIFEALKRGLKEHLCAQQAELDYLTGRHKDTRRNSRLAFYYDLDKQTRSVERHIRKMEFHISKVDELYEGYCIQCRLREGASSMQRAFSRRPPSRASRESLQELGRSLQECAEDMWLIEGALEVHLGEFHVRMKGLVGYARLCPGDQYEVLLRLGRQRWKLRGRIESDDSQTWDEEEKAFIPTLHENFEIKVTELRGLSSLAVGAVTCDITDFFTTRPQVIVVDITELGTIKLQLEVLWNPFDTESFLVSPSPPGKFSIGSRKGSLYNWTPPNTPSFRERYYLSVLQPRAQQALLLDRPRAPSVLSCLSDGDLRGPGLRSRSQELPEMDSFSSEDPRDTETSTSASTSDVGFLPSAMGPNTSIEEEAQEEPPPLGLLPDMLHLAEGSFVEQPGWRDLGVGTPDLSRGSPFHDDVLPGSQGGPNEGDPKDTASGPGLPLERPLQEVLDLLRSVDPAPPQLRELEYQILAFRDRLKPRRARREHASTESLMECILESFSFLNAHIAPHELALFGGSQGLRKDKSPPPTPPLKAPSRELTAGAPELDVLLTVHLQVCTALLQKLGSPNLSRMVQEWLLEEAAQQKQVLETLSVLDFEKVSKAMSIEEILPQATRRKGCLKLWRGCTGPGATLSCPGTALLDQLKKTFLHRVRGKYPGQLETGSPSPPHAPWATLCGAPGSGASLPQASLLPLPCPPLLQMPPRHRREVSLT; translated from the exons AAAGTCCGTCCACAGGAACTCAGTGAGATCTCGGATGCCTGCGAAATCCTCCAAGACATACGGCACGCTGAGGAAGGGGTGCGTCTGTTCAGACCCCAAGCCCCAGCAAGTGAAGAAGATCTTCGAAGCACTGAAGAGGGGGCTCAA GGAGCATCTGTGCGCCCAGCAGGCCGAGCTGGATTACCTGACGGGACGCCACAAGGACACTCGCAGGAATTCCAGGCTG GCTTTCTATTACGATCTGGACAAG CAAACACGCTCAGTGGAGAGGCACATTCGGAAGATGGAGTTTCACATCAGCAAG GTGGACGAGCTCTATGAGGGCTACTGCATCCAGTGCCGCCTGCGTGAGGGCGCCTCCAGCATGCAGCGGGCCTTCTCCCGGCGCCCGCCCAGCCGCGCCTCCAGGGAGAGCCTGCAGGAGCTGGGCCGCAGCCTGCAGGAATGCGCCGAG GACATGTGGCTCATCGAGGGGGCCCTGGAGGTTCACCTGGGCGAGTTCCACGTCAGGATGAAAG GCTTGGTGGGCTACGCACGTCTTTGTCCTGGAGACCAGTACGAG GTGCTCCTGCGTCTGGGCCGCCAACGCTGGAAGCTGCGGGGCCGCATCGAGTCGGACGACAGCCAGACCTGGGACGAGGAGGAGAAGGCCTTCATCCCCACCCTGCACGAGAACTTCGAGATCAAG GTGACGGAGCTGCGCGGCCTGAGCTCGCTGGCGGTGGGCGCGGTGACCTGCGACATTACCGACTTCTTCACCACCCGGCCGCAGGTCATCGTGGTGGACATCACAGAGCTGGGCACCATCAAGCTGCAGCTGGAGGTGCTGTGGAA CCCATTTGATACCGAGAGCTTCCTGGTGTCACCCAGCCCCCCGGGCAAGTTCTCCATAGGCAGCAGGAAGGGCTCCTTGTACAACTGGACACCCCCAAACACCCCCAGCTTCCGGGAGAGATACTACCTG tCTGTCCTGCAGCCGCGGGCACAGCAGGCCTTGCTGCTGGACAGGCCGAGGGCCCCCTCTGTCCTCAGCTGCCTGTCCGACGGCGACCTTCGGGGCCCCGGCCTGCGGAGCCGCAGTCAGGAGCTGCCCGAGATGGACTCCTTCAGCTCCGAGGACCCCCGAGACACGGAGACCAGCACATCGGCATCCACTTCAGACGTGGGCTTCCTACCCTCGGCCATGGGCCCCAATACCTCCATCGAAGAGGAGGCCCAAGAGGAACCCCCGCCCCTGGGCCTCCTGCCGGACATGCTGCACCTGGCGGAGGGTTCGTTCGTGGAGCAGCCGGGCTGGAGAGACTTGGGGGTGGGAACCCCCGACCTGTCACGGGGCTCCCCCTTCCACGACGACGTGCTCCCAGGGAGCCAGGGAGGCCCCAACGAAGGAGACCCCAAGGACACGGCAAGTGGGCCTGGGCTGCCCCTCGAGAGGCCTCTGCAGGAGGTGCTGGACCTACTGAGGTCTGTGGACCCTGCCCCGCCGCAGCTCCGGGAGCTGGAGTACCAGATCCTTGCCTTCAGGGACCGGCTGAAG CCCCGCAGAGCTCGCCGGGAGCACGCATCCACTGAGAGCCTGATGGAGTGCATCCTGGAGAGCTTCTCCTTCCTCAACGCCCACATCGCCCCCCACGAGCTGGCCCTGTTTGGGGGCTCCCAGGGCCTGCG AAAGGACAAGAGCCCACCTCCAACACCGCCGCTGAAAGCGCCGTCCAGGGAGCTCACGGCTGGTGCCCCAGAGCTCGACGTGCTGCTCACGGTTCATCTCCAGGTCTGCACAGCGCTGCTGCAG AAACTGGGCTCCCCTAACCTGTCGAGGATGGTCCAGGAGTGGCTTCTGGAAGAAGCTGCGCAGCAGAAGCAGGTTCTGGAGACGCTTTCCGTGCTTGACTTTGAGAaggtcagcaaagcaatgtccaTTGAGGAGA TCCTCCCACAGGCCACGCGGAGGAAGGGCTGCCTGAAGCTCTGGAGGGGCTGCACGGGGCCCGGTGCCACCCTGTCCTGCCCGGGGACGGCGCTGCTGGACCAGCTCAAGAAGACGTTCCTGCACAGAGTCAGGGGGAAATACCCGGGACAGCTAGAGACAG gtagcccctcccctccccatgctCCCTGGGCAACGCTGTGTGGAGCCCCAGGGTCTGGAGCATCACTACCACAGGCCTCCCTCTTGCCCCTTCCGTGCCCGCCTCTGCTGCAGATGCCCCCGCGGCATCGAAGGGAGGTGTCGCTCACTTGA